The DNA window ATTATGCTCCTGTCTGGCTCAGTTCATAAGGACATTGCACTAACAATGCCAAGATAGTGGTTTCAACGAATGTATGAACTCATTAAGCGTCTGCTAAAGTACCTGTCTGTTATAGTACCTGTCTGTTATAGTACCTGTCTGTTATAGTACTTGTCTGTTATAGTACTTGTCTGTCTGTTAtagcacctgtctgtctgttacagtaCTTGTCCGTCTGTTATAGTACCTGTCTGTtatagtacctgtctgtctgttatagtacctgtctgttatagtacctgtctgttatagtacttgtctgtctgttatagcacctgtctgtctgttacagtaCTTGTCCGTCTGTTATAGTACCTGTCTGTtatagtacctgtctgtctgttatagtacctgtctgttatagtacctgtctgttatagtacctgtctgttatagtacttgtctgtctgttatagcacctgtctgtctgttacagtacttgtctgtctgttatagtacctgtctgttatagtacctgtctgtctgttatagtacctgtctgttatagtacctgtctgttatagtacctgtctgttatagtacctgtctgtctgttatagtacctgtctgttatagtacctgtctgttatagtacctgtctgtctgttacagtacctgtctgttatagtacctgtctgtctgttacagtacatgtctgtctgttacagtacctgtctgttatagtacctgtctgtctgttgtagtacctgtctgttatagtacctgtctgtctgtatagtacCTGTCTGTTATAGTACCTGCCTGTCTGTtatagtacctgtctgtctgttatagtacctgtctgtctgttgtagtacctgtctgttatagtacctgtctgtctgtatagtacCTGCCTGTCTGTtatagtacctgtctgtctgtatagtacctgtctgttatagtacctgttattacctgtgtgCGGGGGTTATTGGGGCTCTGGCTGGAGTGTTTGTCCCAGGGCCCCCTCTGGAAGGGCAGTAGGACACGGCCGGTACGGTGGGGGTCGAAGACCGGGTCTCCCTCTGGGACGGGGATGTACATGAACTCAGGGGGACAGCCGGGAGGACGGGAGTCCAGTATCTCAAACATTAAATGGTACCCttcacagacagaggagacagagaaacaccgTGAGATTCATAGGACACATAAAGGGTCATACGTGCTTATAACAAGTTATATGGATCACAAACAATACATGGTACACTGAACAGCCAATGGAGAAATATACTGTGTATAACATTTGACTTAACGCCTGCTGCAGCTATAATGCTGTATAACTTGTATTTTATTAAAAGGATGTTATTTAGTCTGGATCATTATAAAATGGTAATAAGACATTATTATATAATCTCAAAGAGGGTCATACATATTTAAAATGTGTTAGAATCATCTTACTATGCATTATTATAACCGGGGTGACTATGGCAACCTCACCTCAATTATTTAGGTTCATTTCATAATGCAATTTGTTGTTTAAACAATACCTCCTGAATGTCATTATGCCATAGTGAACAATAAACATGGACTTACCGAAGAACACAGAGAGTACGGTCTGGTTGTGTGCGGAGGGCAGGCCCGAGTGGCCCCTGGCCGTCACATCGCTGAGTTTGCGCGGGTTGGGGAGCTGTGGTTCCTGCAGAGGCTGGAACACCCCGTCAGAGTAACGCGGGGGCAGCAGTCGCACCAGGGGGGAACCTGCACCCGCACACACTTCCGTGAGTTCCATTATCATCTTGCAACATTGCAACTTATGGCTTTCTATAATCACATCCTATATCTTTAAATATTCATATTTCACATATTTTATATTGTCAGTTATATCGTCAGATGTTGTTAGAAACTTACCAACAGCTCCTCGACTGTGATAGGCTAAATTGTTGTACCAGCCGTCATATCGTTGGACTTCCCAGGTGACTTTAGACTGAGCATCTAAACAGGTGAATTTATAGATCGACACTTTCAGTGTGGTACTCAAACTGAGGACTTTTTAAAATCAAACTTATTTATCAAGATGAGACATTTTCCGTGGGTTTTAACCGTTAAAATGTTAAAGTAACTAGTTACAAGGCTACTTACATTCAACGATAAGGGCAAGCACTGCCAAGATACTCCAGATCGGTTTACGCAAGTCCATTGATGCGAGAGATGCAACTGCATGCACTCTGAGCCAGTCAAGAGTCTAGTCGAGGAGCACTTGTGTGGAAAGACCAGGTAAGATAGGAAAACATTGGGCTAAATCTTTACATAAAATCATCTTTACCTCACATTTTTAGTTTTGATTGGTAATGTGTAAAATCAATGTGGGTATCAGTGCTTCATAAATTAAATTGTCACTCTAACGTAGAGAAAGAAGTGTGTTTGGTTGGAAGCGAAAATAATCCTTTAATTAAACAAGAAGAGGACAATTGATTGATTTGCTCTAAAAAAAAAAAGCCTATTTTGAATAGATAGTACCTGTTACTTACCCTAGTTGTTGTGGATGAAATGTCATGGGCACTGAATAAACCAGAACAATTAAAACATCCCGTTGATAGCCATACAATATAGCCTATTGCCACAGAAAAGGATAGTCTACAGTGTCGATGACCCAAGTTCTTACAAATGACTGACACATGCGTTTCCTTGATGGACTGGTCATCACCAGTTAACACACCCCTTATTCGAAGGAATACTAATAAATGCATCCTTAAAGATAAACAAAAGATGTGCTGATATGCTATAAAAGAGAAGCCTGTCGCCTTCGTGCGTTACATTCGTTCTTCTCATCCGTCTGCTACTGTCTTGATCTGCTCTAGTAACTTTTATACACTTAAAGGTGAGTATTATTTTAAGCATATATTTTATGCATTatgcagggtagactagtggttagagtgttggactaataaccgaaaggttgcaagatcgaatccccgagctgacgaggtcaTTTTTTGTCGTTCtccccctgaataaggcagttaacccactgttcaaataataatttgttcttaactgacttgcctagttaaataaaggtcaaataaataaataaaaatatatcgcACACTGGCATGTTAGTATGGTTagaatatatatctttttttttgtgtgtgtttgctttgCTATTTGTTTGTTGCTTCCAAAACGAGTAGATTTTGAGATGGGGTTGTCTTTGTCCTTGTAGTTTGCCAGGGAGGGTAAACTTGAGTGCAAAAGTATCCACTTACTGTACCCATTGGCTGTACTGTACCTGACACGGTTTCGTTTGCATGTGCTTTCAATCCCAACAGTGGATTCTTAAAGTACATTCATTGAAAAAAACGTATGTTGAATTAAAAAATACTTTTTTCTTGATTCGGAAAACAGTCAAATTCATTTGATAATTGAAACAattcatattttttaaacttaAGTTTCACTTTTTAAATGATGTAACATTCTCAttcctcagtgtacagtatccCTACTATACAGTAAGGAATGGATGTGCTAATCTCTGGATCTTTAGACAGTAACTGAGACACCCTGCTCTCCACACTGTCCCTTCTGTCACGCTGTCTGCTCTCAGCCCCGGAGATTCTGAGGAAAGATGACTTTCTACGATGGCATTTACCCATTCTACCCCCTACAAAGAACCTCCTTTATCTTCAGCACCCACCTCCTCACCATTATCCTGGTCTTCCTGGTCCTCACGGTCAGCTTCCTTCTTATTCTGCCAGGTATCAGAGGCAAGTCGGTGAGTAGAGTGAACTGGTGCAACCCTAACTACGGATTCATTCATATTAATGCAGACAGAAATGGAATCTTTCGATTCCATTCATCTTCAGATTTCATCTTCGGATTCCATTTCTGTTGGCGCTAATATGAGTACACTGTTATGACATCACACACAATTGTAGAAAATACAATTTCTCAATGTAAAAATGCATATTTAAAGATATTATTTAACCCTCATAATGTGATTGAGATAAACTTGATTAATCAACTTGAGTTAAGAATTTATGGATTTATGGATTTTCACCCCACCCCCCCTCTTCTAGAGACTATTCTGGATGTTCAGAATCATCATCAGTTTATTCATAGGCATTGTGATAGTGGGTAAGTACCTATAACTGGAAATTGCTATACATTTCCACATCACATGACATCTATTGCAACACGTCAAATGACTTGGCAGTCATTGGATTCAAATCTTCTTATCTTATTGCCCTGATAAACAGACCCGAGTCTGATAGATCGAGAGGATGTTGATTATTTCACATGTCCATAACGgctaacaacaaacaaacaaaaaagcgTTGTATTGTTTGTTTCCTATTATGTCTGTAAGTGTGTCATCTCATCTCATTTTATATCATCTCAGCACTGAATTTCACCAGCGACTGGGCTGAGGCCCGagccaccaccaacaccacctaCAAGTCCTTCAGCAGTGAGGAGGTGAACGCTGAAGTGGGACTGCACATAGGACTGTATGGTATTAACATTACTTTAAAAGGTAAAGCCCGTAGAATTAGAAAGTAATACTATTATTTATATGTTTACAGTATTACACCTGTATGTATTACATATGTCACTTTTTCTGCAGTGTTGAATGTTCTGTATATGTTACCTGGGGTACAATCTCTCGTCGACAGACGCACCTAACATAACTGGTTTCGTAGCGTCTGTCAAGAGACTGTGATGCGACAATGCAATTTCAAAAAGATTATTGTTCCGGGTTGTCTGTGATTGCCTAAGGATAATATTGAATAGAGCTACTATACCCCCCTTTAAAGTCATCTTATATTTGATAGCATTTCCACTGTTTTTTTTTACTCTCATGCATTTGAATATGTATGTATGAAGAAAGACGGACACAAGGCTGAAGTTTTGATACGGTATGTGTGACGCATAGGGTTGTTATGATGCTCCTGACCCTGTCACACCGGGGTGATGATCACAAGTCATGTGACACGTAACTAGTATTGTGTGTTACGTGAATGaataaaacattttgttttcgtgTCAAATCACCATTTGGCGACCCATTCCTTAAGGCAGGGGAGGACAACTCCCTTCCTTCGAGGGCCTGATAGGTGTCAccccccatccctagcaaacacacctgatttaaaCTAATTGGATTTTTAACTAAacatcatgattagttgattattggaggtgtgttagctggtgctggggcaaaagtgtgacaccaatcagggccccgaggactggagttgcccaacACCCCCTGCCTTAAGCGGTTGATTGACACATTAAACAAACATCACAATGATTCTTACAAGGATTCTTACAAGGATTCTTACAAGGATTCTTACAATGATTCTTACAAGGATTCTTACAATGATTCTTACAAGGATTCTTACAAggatccaatttgtaagtcgctctggataagagcgtctgctaaatgacttaaatgtaatgtaaatgtaattcttACAAGGATTCTTACAATGATTCTTACAAGGATTCTTACAATGATTCTTACAAGGATTCTTACAAGGATTCTTACAAGGATTCTTGCAAGTGCATGGATTATAACAGCCATTGTCCTCTATGGTCCACTCTGTCCCTCCAGGGAATCCTGTGAATCAACTCAACGAGACCATCAACTACAACGAGATGTTTGCGTGGAAAGACACCATCGACGAGGAGTACGGGAACGCCTTAGAGAGAGGTCTACCTAACCCCATCCTCTATATCGCTGAGAAGTTTACCCTCAACAACCCCTGTGGCCTCATCTACCAGTATAGATACTCTGGGCGTTATGCTTCGGCCACCCTCTGGTAAGATTAGCCATATGAAAAATAAATAGTTCTGTGAGACAACCAGTTTCAATCTAAACGTATATACCTGTAGATATTTTCAGTGAGACATTGCTCCTCAAACTGTGAGTCAGAATTAGAAGGAAGTGGATATTTTGACCGCCATGTATctagaggttaaggttaggcattggGATCGAAAAGGGTCGCGACCCCAAGTTTGGAAAATgccagggtaagggttaaggttaggcattggGATCGAAAAGGGTCACGACCCCAAGTTTGGAAAATgccagggtaagggttaaggttaggcaatAGGTTAATAAACCCGCCGTCGAGAACGGTATACATTCTGCCGGCTGTACACATATACCAAATCTAACTCGCCTCCCCAGGACAGCGTTCTGCTGCTGGCTGGTAGCCAACGTGCTGTTCTCCATGCCTGTCATCCTGTACGCCGGCTACATGATGGTGGCCACCGCTGCTTTCATCTTCTTCTCCGTGGCCTCCTTCTCCACCATCATGAACCTGCCTACCTGTCTGTTCACCATAGGCACATCTGGAGCCTTCCAGACAGAGTACAGCGGTTCTTTCTGGCTGGCACTGGCCACAGGTAAGGAAAGGTTTACCAGAGCCCAAGGCTCTTTCCTCAATTCCTTTGTTCCTATCTCCTAGCCTCCATCTCAAAAAATGCACTGTAAGTGAAGGTTCGAAGGAAAGGGACCTTGGACCTTCTCCAAATGtgtgttttgagaaggaggtgaggagaaagGACGCTAGGATCAAGGAAAGATGAATTGAGAGCGATCCCAGTTATCCACACCAATGACAACATTTAACGAAAATGTTGCTTAAAAGGCATCCATCTTGTTTTCCAGGTGTGCTGTGTTTAATCATTGGAGTCCTGGTGGTTCTGCTGGACTGTCTGATCCCTGGGAAGATACGAGACGCCTTCAGTGTCGGGGTGGACAACGACGAAGATGAGGATGTTTATTTTGGAGAGGGATACCTGAACTCCAACTTCCTGGCAGGAGTAACCACCACACCTTTGACAACCTTAGTGCTTCCTACAGTAAGTTTCTGgactagctctggtccagagtGATCTCTCACGATCATGatcactagctctggtccagggggATCTCTCACGATCATAatcactagctctggtccagggtgatCTCTCACGatcactagctctggtccagggtgatCTCTCACGATCATGATCACTAGCTCTGGTTCAGGGGGATCTCTCACGATCATGatcactagctctggtccagggtgatCTCTCACAATTATGatcactagctctggtccagggtgatCTCTCACGatcactagctctggtccagggtggtcTGCTACATAAGTACAGTAATAGGGAATAGTAATTATTGATTTAACTGTAAATAATGTTATTTTCTTCTTCTTATGTGTTCCAGGATGAAATTCGGAAAGTCAGCCGCCAACCATCACTCCAGGAGCTGTCAGTCAGACTCTAACAGAGTCGGATTTATAACCTCCTATCCCCTGCTTGAAATGTCTCCACCCGCGCTATCGAATCGCTAGCTTTTTGGCAGCGTAGTTGGCTAAGACGTTGTCAAGGAGGAGGGTCAAGTGTGTTTGCGGGGCAGAGGTCCCAGGTTCTAGGCGTGAGCTGGATGGGGAGGAAATGGTATGGCTAAGCTAACACGGTGATGGAGGAAGTGGTATGGCTAAGCTAGCATGGTGTTGGAGGAAGTGGTATGGCTACGCTAGCACGGTGTTGGAGGAAGTGGTATGGCTAAGCTAACACGGTGATGGAGGAAGGGGTATGGCTAAGCTAGCATGGTGTTGGAGGAAGTGGTATGGCTATGCTAGCACGGTGAGCTAGGAAGTGGTATGGCTAAGCTAGCACGGTGAGGATGTGGTATGGCTAAGATAGCACGGTGAGCTAGGAAGTGGTATGGCTAGCTAGCACGGTGAGGAAGTAGTATGGCTAAGCTAGCACAGTGAGGAAGTGGTATGGCTAAGCTAGCACGGTGAGGAAGTAGTATGGCTAAGCTAGCACAGTGAGGAAGTGGTATGGCTAAGCTAGCACGGTGAGGAAGTGGTATGGCTAAGATAGCACGGTGAGCTAGGAAGTGGTATGGCTAAGCTAGCACAGTGAGGAAGTGGTATGGCTAAGCTAGCACGGTGAGGAAGTAGTATGGCTAAGCTAGCACAGTGAGGAAGTGGTATGGCTAAGCTAGCACAGTGAGGAAGTGGTATGGCTAAGCTAGCACGGTGAGGAAGTGGTATGGCTAAGCTGTCACAGTGAGGAAGTGGTATGGCGAAGCTGGCACGGTGAGGGAGGAAGTGGTATGGCTAAGCTAGCACAGTGAGGAAATGGTATGGCTAAGCTAGCACAGTGCGGAAGCGGTATGGCTAAGATGGCACGGTGAGGGAGGAAGTGGTATGGCTAAGCTAGCACAGTGAGGAAGTGGTATGGCTAAGCTAGCACAGTGAGGAAGTGGTATGGCTAAGCTGGCACGGTGAGGGGAGGAAGTGGTATGGCTAAGCTAGCACAGTGAGGAGGTGGTATGGCTAAGCTAGCACAGTGAGGAGGTGGTATGGCTAAACTAGCACGGTGAGGGAGGAAGTGATATGGCTAAGCTAGCACTATCACAAGCACAGTGACATCTGTGTCGGTCACGCCAAACAATATTCTCTCAACTTGAAAATCAAAGTCTCATTGCAGTTATCAAGAAAAAATGTGTTTAACTTTGTGAATTAGTTGTGAATATCTCTGGGAGCCCTTTAAACCTACTGTACAATATATTTAGTTATGTAAATCATGTATATACGTATAACGTGTTCTACTGTGTCAATGCcataatatgtactgtatatgtgttgTATCTGTGCCATTTTTCATGTTCCAATAGCGTAACAAAAATTAAACAAACGTGTGTGAGATTCACATACTTTTAATGGACATCGTTGAGTCAGGTATTCAAGTCATTGATGATCTGCTTCTTGTGTAATGAACATGACATTGTGTAGTGAACAAACAAGTcgcctacgtcccaaatggcaccctattccctatatagggcattactttagaccagagccctattccctatatagggcactactttagaccagagccatattccctatatagggcactactttcgaccagagccctacagagccctattccctatgtagggcattactttagaccagagccctattccctatatagggcactactttcgaccagagccctacagagccctattccctatgtagggcattactttagaccagagccctattccctatatagggcactactttcgaccagagccctacagagccctattccctatgtagggcattactttagaccagagccctattccctatatagggcactactttagaccagagccctattccctatatagggcactactttcgaccagagccctacagagccctatttcctatgtagggcattactttagaccagagccctattccctatatagggcactactttcgacctactttcgaccagagccctacagagccctattccctatgtagggcattactttagaccagagccctattccctatatagggcactactttagaccagagccctattccctatatagggcactactttcgaccagagccctacagagccctatttcctatgtaggacattactttagaccagagccctattccctatatagggcactactttagaccagagccctattccctatatagggcactactttcgaccagagccctacagagccctattccctatgtagggcattactttagaccagagccctattccctatatagggcattactttagaccagagccctattccctatatagggcactactttcgaccagagccctacagagccctatttcctatgtagggcattactttagaccagagccctattccctatatagggcactactttcgaccagagccctacagagccctattccctatatagggcattacttt is part of the Oncorhynchus keta strain PuntledgeMale-10-30-2019 chromosome 26, Oket_V2, whole genome shotgun sequence genome and encodes:
- the LOC118378458 gene encoding dual oxidase maturation factor 2; this translates as MTFYDGIYPFYPLQRTSFIFSTHLLTIILVFLVLTVSFLLILPGIRGKSRLFWMFRIIISLFIGIVIVALNFTSDWAEARATTNTTYKSFSSEEVNAEVGLHIGLYGINITLKGNPVNQLNETINYNEMFAWKDTIDEEYGNALERGLPNPILYIAEKFTLNNPCGLIYQYRYSGRYASATLWTAFCCWLVANVLFSMPVILYAGYMMVATAAFIFFSVASFSTIMNLPTCLFTIGTSGAFQTEYSGSFWLALATGVLCLI